One genomic segment of Streptococcus salivarius includes these proteins:
- a CDS encoding teichoic acid D-Ala incorporation-associated protein DltX, whose translation MLKHKNVLVFLGQTLLYFAIFMALIYLYNYLGQGQGNFIYNEF comes from the coding sequence ATGTTAAAACATAAAAACGTCCTGGTATTTTTAGGACAAACCTTGCTTTATTTCGCCATTTTTATGGCCCTAATTTATCTCTACAATTACCTAGGACAAGGTCAAGGTAATTTTATCTATAACGAATTTTAG
- the dltA gene encoding D-alanine--poly(phosphoribitol) ligase subunit DltA yields the protein MTNTKIKDMIETIKQFAQSQPDFPVYNILGEVHTYGDLKADSDSLAAKIDSLDIPEKSPVVVYGGQEYEMLATFVALTKSGHAYIPIDSHSALERVTAIVEVAEPSLIIAINDFPLEDVQAPILTLDQVTTAFESKTSYEVTHPVKGDDTYYIIFTSGTTGKPKGVQISHNNLLSFTNWMITDKEFATPKRPQMLAQPPYSFDLSVMYWAPTLALGGTLYALPSAITQDFKKLFETIFSLPIAIWTSTPSFADMAMLSEDFNAEKMPKITHFYFDGEELTVKTAQKLRQRFPEARIINAYGPTEATVALSAVAVTDEMLDNLKRLPIGYTKEDSPTYIIDEDGNILPNGQQGEIIVSGPAVSKGYMNNPEKTAEAFFEFNGLPAYHTGDVGTMTDEGLLLYGGRMDFQIKFNGFRIELEDVSQNLNKSKYIDSAVAVPRYNKDHKVQNLLAYVILKDGVREQFEREIDITKAIKADLEDIMMSYMMPTKFLYRESLPLTPNGKIDIKGLISEVNNR from the coding sequence ATGACGAATACAAAAATTAAAGATATGATTGAAACGATTAAGCAGTTTGCTCAATCACAACCTGACTTTCCTGTTTACAATATTTTAGGGGAAGTTCACACTTACGGCGACTTGAAGGCTGACTCAGATAGCTTGGCAGCCAAGATTGATAGTCTTGATATTCCAGAAAAATCACCTGTTGTGGTTTATGGCGGTCAAGAGTATGAAATGTTGGCAACTTTTGTCGCTTTGACTAAATCTGGTCACGCTTATATTCCAATTGACAGTCACTCAGCTCTTGAGCGCGTGACGGCAATTGTTGAAGTGGCAGAGCCTAGTCTGATTATTGCTATCAATGACTTCCCACTTGAGGATGTCCAAGCACCAATCTTAACATTGGATCAAGTGACAACAGCTTTTGAAAGCAAGACTAGCTACGAAGTGACTCATCCTGTTAAGGGGGATGATACTTATTACATCATCTTTACCTCAGGAACTACAGGTAAGCCTAAAGGGGTCCAAATTTCACACAATAATCTCCTTAGTTTCACTAACTGGATGATTACGGACAAGGAATTTGCGACTCCAAAACGTCCTCAAATGCTGGCTCAACCGCCTTATTCATTTGACCTATCGGTAATGTACTGGGCACCAACATTGGCGCTTGGAGGAACACTCTATGCGCTTCCTTCAGCCATTACACAGGACTTCAAGAAGCTCTTTGAAACGATCTTCTCACTTCCAATTGCTATTTGGACATCAACACCATCTTTTGCAGATATGGCAATGTTGTCTGAAGACTTCAATGCAGAGAAGATGCCGAAAATTACGCATTTCTATTTTGACGGAGAAGAGTTGACTGTCAAGACTGCTCAAAAGCTTCGCCAACGTTTCCCAGAAGCACGTATTATTAATGCTTACGGACCAACTGAAGCAACTGTAGCCTTATCAGCAGTAGCAGTAACTGATGAGATGCTGGATAACCTTAAGCGTTTGCCGATTGGTTATACCAAGGAAGATTCACCGACTTATATTATCGATGAGGATGGCAATATCCTTCCAAATGGTCAACAGGGTGAAATCATCGTATCAGGACCAGCAGTTTCAAAAGGCTATATGAACAATCCTGAAAAGACTGCGGAAGCCTTCTTCGAGTTTAATGGCCTTCCTGCTTACCATACTGGTGATGTAGGAACGATGACTGATGAAGGTCTCCTTCTTTACGGCGGACGCATGGACTTCCAGATTAAATTTAATGGTTTCCGTATTGAGTTAGAGGATGTTTCACAAAACCTTAATAAGTCTAAGTATATTGATTCAGCAGTAGCTGTGCCACGTTACAATAAAGACCATAAGGTTCAGAACCTCTTGGCTTATGTGATTCTTAAGGATGGTGTTCGTGAGCAGTTTGAACGTGAAATTGATATCACCAAGGCGATTAAGGCTGACTTAGAAGATATCATGATGTCTTACATGATGCCTACTAAGTTCCTCTATCGTGAGAGCTTGCCTTTAACACCAAATGGGAAAATTGATATCAAGGGTCTTATCAGTGAGGTTAACAACCGATGA
- the dltB gene encoding D-alanyl-lipoteichoic acid biosynthesis protein DltB, with protein MIDFLKQLPHLEAYGNPFYFVYLGLALLPIFVGLFFKKRFAIYECLVSLAFIVLALTGTHASQLLALLFYIVWQIIWVYSYKHYRSKKDNKWVFYLHSFLVVLPLIFVKVEPAINGTQSLLNFLGISYLTFRSVGMIIEMRDGVLKEFTLGEFLRFMLFMPTFTSGPIDRFRRFNEDYQAIPERDELMNMLEQAVKYIMLGFLYKFVLAQIFGSMLLPSLKAQALAQGGIFNLPTLGVMYVFGFDLFFDFAGYSMFALAASNLMGIKSPINFDKPFISRDLKEFWNRWHMSLSFWFRDFVFMRLVMVLMRNKVFKNRNTTSNVAYVINMMVMGFWHGVTWYYIAYGIFHGIGLGINDAWLRKKKTINKERKKAGLEPLPDNKWTKALGIFITFNTVMLSFLIFSGFLNDLWFTKK; from the coding sequence ATGATTGACTTCTTGAAACAGCTTCCCCATTTAGAAGCCTACGGTAACCCCTTCTATTTTGTCTATCTTGGATTAGCTCTATTGCCAATCTTTGTGGGTCTCTTCTTTAAAAAGCGTTTTGCGATTTATGAATGTTTGGTCAGTCTAGCCTTTATTGTTCTCGCTCTGACAGGAACACATGCTAGCCAATTACTAGCCTTACTTTTCTATATCGTTTGGCAAATCATCTGGGTTTATTCCTACAAACATTACCGCAGTAAAAAGGACAATAAATGGGTTTTCTATTTACACTCATTTCTAGTAGTCCTTCCCTTGATTTTTGTTAAGGTAGAGCCTGCGATAAATGGTACTCAGTCACTCTTAAACTTTCTTGGTATTTCTTACTTGACCTTCCGATCAGTTGGTATGATTATCGAGATGCGGGATGGTGTCTTAAAAGAGTTTACACTTGGAGAATTCCTCCGATTCATGCTCTTTATGCCAACCTTTACGAGTGGTCCTATTGATCGCTTCAGACGTTTTAACGAAGATTACCAAGCGATTCCTGAGCGAGACGAGCTGATGAATATGTTGGAGCAAGCTGTAAAATATATCATGCTTGGTTTCCTCTATAAGTTTGTTTTGGCTCAGATTTTCGGAAGTATGCTCTTGCCTTCACTGAAAGCGCAAGCTTTGGCTCAGGGTGGTATCTTTAATTTACCAACACTTGGTGTCATGTATGTTTTCGGTTTTGATCTCTTCTTTGACTTTGCGGGTTACTCGATGTTTGCCTTGGCAGCATCAAACCTTATGGGGATTAAGAGCCCAATCAACTTTGATAAACCTTTCATCTCACGAGACTTGAAAGAATTTTGGAATCGTTGGCATATGAGCTTGTCTTTCTGGTTCCGTGACTTTGTCTTTATGCGTTTGGTTATGGTTTTGATGCGAAACAAGGTTTTCAAAAACCGTAACACGACATCAAATGTGGCCTATGTCATTAATATGATGGTTATGGGATTCTGGCATGGAGTTACCTGGTATTACATTGCTTATGGTATTTTCCATGGTATTGGTCTAGGAATTAATGATGCCTGGTTACGTAAGAAGAAGACCATTAATAAAGAACGTAAGAAAGCTGGTCTTGAGCCACTTCCTGATAATAAATGGACGAAGGCTTTGGGAATCTTTATTACATTTAATACTGTTATGTTGTCATTCTTGATTTTCTCTGGATTCTTGAATGACCTCTGGTTCACTAAAAAATAA
- the dltC gene encoding D-alanine--poly(phosphoribitol) ligase subunit DltC: MDVKSEVIEIIDELFMEDVSDMMDEDLFDAGVLDSMGTVELIVELESRFDIRVPVSEFGRDDWNTANKIVEGVTELRNA, encoded by the coding sequence ATGGATGTAAAATCAGAAGTTATTGAAATTATTGATGAACTCTTCATGGAAGATGTTTCAGACATGATGGATGAAGACCTTTTCGATGCTGGTGTTCTTGATTCTATGGGAACAGTTGAGCTTATCGTTGAATTGGAATCACGTTTCGATATTCGTGTGCCAGTTTCAGAATTTGGTCGTGATGACTGGAACACAGCTAATAAGATTGTTGAAGGGGTAACGGAGCTTCGCAATGCTTAA
- the dltD gene encoding D-alanyl-lipoteichoic acid biosynthesis protein DltD encodes MLKRLWQIFGPIICALVLVVIVIFSYPQGRKHSYEVEKRNAVTLTTENFKSRINKTTALSDKNHRFVPFFGSSEWLRFDALHPAVLAEKYDRNYRPYFIGQRGAASLNQYLGMQQMLPELKNGTAVYVLSPQWFTKKGYNSAAFQQFYNNDQLSSFLSQNQTDANSQYAAQRILEMKPEITMKSQLSKVANGQDLNSLDKTYIQFMAELNKREDALFSPFAASNNANYDKKVLPYLKELPDKLSYEALDQVAVRDAEAHTKSNDFGIDDRFYKKRLAKKIGKLKGFQKNLSYEVSQEYGDLQLVLNQFAKSNTNVIFVIPPVNSKWMAYTGLSQEMYDATVSKIRYQLESQGFTNIADFSKDGDQPYFMQDTIHMGWKGWVAFDKAVDPFVSNPTPAPSYNLNDRFYSKDWAGYTGAPSQFK; translated from the coding sequence ATGCTTAAGCGTTTATGGCAAATTTTTGGCCCTATAATCTGTGCCTTAGTCTTGGTAGTAATAGTTATTTTTTCCTACCCTCAAGGCAGAAAACATAGTTATGAGGTTGAAAAACGTAACGCAGTAACCTTGACAACTGAGAACTTTAAGAGCCGTATTAATAAGACGACAGCTCTTTCTGATAAGAATCATCGATTTGTCCCTTTCTTTGGGTCTAGTGAGTGGTTGCGTTTTGATGCCCTTCATCCAGCTGTTTTAGCTGAAAAATATGACCGTAACTATCGCCCATATTTTATTGGACAACGTGGGGCTGCCTCTCTAAACCAATATTTGGGAATGCAACAAATGCTTCCTGAATTGAAAAATGGGACAGCAGTCTATGTCTTGTCACCACAGTGGTTTACTAAAAAAGGTTACAATTCTGCGGCTTTCCAGCAGTTCTACAATAACGACCAACTTAGTAGTTTCTTAAGTCAAAATCAGACGGATGCAAATTCTCAATATGCTGCTCAGCGTATCTTAGAGATGAAACCTGAGATTACTATGAAATCTCAACTTTCTAAAGTGGCTAATGGGCAAGATTTAAATTCTCTTGATAAGACTTATATTCAATTTATGGCAGAGCTTAATAAGCGAGAAGATGCCTTGTTCAGTCCTTTTGCAGCATCAAATAATGCAAATTACGACAAGAAGGTTCTTCCTTATCTTAAAGAGTTGCCAGACAAGCTCTCTTACGAGGCACTTGACCAGGTTGCCGTGAGAGATGCAGAAGCCCATACCAAGTCAAACGATTTTGGTATTGATGACCGTTTCTATAAGAAACGTTTGGCTAAAAAGATTGGTAAACTTAAAGGTTTCCAAAAGAATCTTTCGTATGAAGTTTCACAAGAATACGGTGACCTACAGTTGGTGTTAAATCAATTTGCTAAGTCAAATACTAACGTCATCTTTGTCATCCCACCTGTTAATAGCAAGTGGATGGCTTATACGGGACTAAGTCAAGAAATGTATGATGCTACGGTTTCTAAAATCCGTTATCAATTGGAAAGTCAAGGCTTCACCAATATTGCTGACTTCTCAAAAGATGGAGATCAACCTTACTTCATGCAAGATACCATTCATATGGGATGGAAAGGTTGGGTAGCCTTTGACAAGGCTGTTGATCCATTTGTAAGTAATCCAACACCTGCACCTAGCTATAACTTGAACGACCGCTTTTATAGTAAGGATTGGGCAGGTTATACAGGGGCTCCTAGTCAGTTTAAGTAG
- a CDS encoding calcium-translocating P-type ATPase, PMCA-type, translating to MKKFKGLTSAEVQASKNAHGDNRLSSKEANSLLSIFIEAFQDQWILILLAALGLKIIFNFVGMIFPAIGEANWYEAISLIFAILMSTGFSAVSQYRNEQKFNTLQEEASKTNAKVYRDGKLKEVLVDDIVKGDQILLQSGDKIPVDGIILEGELKVNQAVLNGESEDAKKLPLGDQAEPDSSDLFTELKVFRGTVVTSGEAVMEATQIGDNTVLGSINTSLQEDSKDSPSKEKLNKLAGNIGVLGYSAGAAYSVINLVLGFIALNKANNLNGGSIFLLIIETILFAVTIIIMAVPEGLPMMLALVSSMNSGRLLAQNILVRHPDTIETAGYMNILFSDKTGTITEGKLSVVDFFLADGTLYAATGETDAPDFDTMSDSLKAEMINGIGLNNDAMVADGSAVGSNATDRALLDFLIGRSQLDFDTNTITEKQQFNSATKFASVTTNDGKTYIKGAPEFILNDCYYYLDKEGNKQNFTDDIKARFQELSLEQANRSMRLLAILNTDGNDKVLIGIVCIRDNVRSSIKQTVETMNRAGVQVVMVTGDRKETAVAIAKEAGIVTGQNDLVLTHDELSALSDQELKQQLPHLKVVSRALPMDKKRLIEATQDLDMVAGMTGDGVNDSPALKSADVGFSMGDGTEVAREASDIVILNNSLTSIEKAVLYGRTMSKSVSKFIIFQLTVNVTTIAMSLLSPLLGLKEPFTIIQILWINLIMDTLAALAFGEEPTLDRYMNEKPVAKKANILTGYMKSAIGVASVFITLVCLAILKNVGGIQDFITNGTGNFEMVTTFTFTVFIYAVIFNSLNTRSNGFNVFEHIGENKKFSIVMISIAVVQSLIIQFGGKVFSTVPMDVQHYIVALLIAVLIIPADLIRKALTKNK from the coding sequence ATGAAAAAATTTAAAGGCTTGACTTCTGCTGAAGTTCAAGCAAGTAAAAACGCCCATGGCGATAATAGGCTCTCTAGTAAAGAGGCAAACTCGCTCCTCTCAATCTTTATCGAAGCCTTCCAAGATCAATGGATTCTTATCCTCTTGGCTGCCTTAGGATTAAAAATCATCTTCAACTTTGTTGGAATGATTTTCCCTGCTATTGGTGAAGCTAATTGGTATGAGGCTATCTCACTAATTTTCGCCATTTTGATGTCTACAGGATTTTCAGCAGTCTCACAATACCGAAATGAGCAAAAGTTCAACACTCTTCAGGAAGAGGCTTCAAAAACTAATGCTAAGGTTTATCGTGATGGTAAACTTAAAGAGGTTCTCGTTGATGATATTGTGAAAGGTGATCAGATTCTCCTTCAATCAGGGGACAAGATCCCAGTTGATGGTATCATCTTGGAAGGTGAATTAAAAGTAAACCAAGCTGTCCTTAATGGTGAAAGTGAAGATGCTAAAAAACTTCCTCTTGGTGATCAAGCAGAGCCAGACTCTTCCGACCTCTTTACAGAGCTCAAAGTCTTCCGTGGTACAGTTGTTACTTCAGGCGAAGCCGTTATGGAAGCTACACAAATTGGTGATAATACCGTTCTAGGAAGCATCAATACTTCTCTTCAAGAAGATAGTAAAGATTCACCATCCAAAGAAAAACTCAACAAGCTTGCTGGAAACATCGGTGTCCTCGGTTATAGTGCAGGTGCTGCATATTCAGTAATCAACCTTGTTTTAGGCTTTATTGCCCTTAATAAGGCTAATAACCTCAATGGTGGTTCAATCTTCCTTCTTATCATTGAAACAATTCTCTTTGCGGTTACAATCATCATCATGGCCGTTCCAGAAGGTCTTCCAATGATGTTGGCACTCGTTTCTTCAATGAACTCAGGACGACTTTTAGCTCAAAATATCTTGGTTCGCCATCCTGATACCATTGAAACAGCCGGATACATGAATATCCTCTTCAGTGATAAGACTGGTACTATCACTGAAGGTAAACTATCTGTAGTTGACTTCTTCCTTGCTGATGGAACACTTTATGCGGCTACTGGTGAAACTGATGCTCCTGATTTTGACACAATGTCAGATAGCCTAAAAGCTGAAATGATTAATGGTATCGGTCTTAATAACGATGCCATGGTAGCTGATGGCAGTGCTGTTGGTAGTAACGCCACTGATCGTGCACTTCTTGATTTCCTTATCGGACGTTCTCAACTTGATTTCGATACGAATACAATTACTGAGAAGCAACAATTCAACTCAGCAACAAAATTCGCAAGTGTAACGACTAACGATGGAAAAACCTACATCAAAGGTGCTCCAGAATTCATCCTAAACGACTGCTACTACTATCTTGATAAAGAGGGTAATAAACAAAACTTTACAGATGATATTAAAGCTCGTTTCCAAGAATTATCATTGGAACAAGCTAATCGTTCAATGCGTTTGCTTGCTATCCTAAATACAGATGGTAATGATAAAGTCTTGATTGGTATCGTATGTATCCGTGATAACGTTCGTTCTTCAATTAAACAAACTGTTGAAACAATGAACCGTGCAGGGGTTCAAGTAGTTATGGTAACTGGTGACCGTAAAGAAACCGCTGTTGCTATCGCTAAAGAAGCCGGTATCGTTACTGGTCAAAATGACCTTGTCCTTACTCACGATGAACTTTCTGCCCTCTCAGATCAAGAACTCAAACAACAATTGCCTCACTTAAAAGTGGTCAGTCGTGCCCTTCCAATGGATAAAAAACGTCTTATTGAGGCAACTCAAGACCTCGATATGGTTGCTGGTATGACAGGTGATGGAGTCAATGACTCACCTGCCCTTAAATCGGCTGATGTCGGATTCTCAATGGGTGATGGTACTGAAGTCGCACGTGAAGCCTCAGATATCGTTATCTTGAATAACTCATTGACTTCGATTGAAAAAGCCGTCCTCTATGGACGTACTATGAGTAAGTCAGTAAGTAAATTCATTATCTTCCAATTAACCGTTAACGTGACTACAATTGCTATGTCACTTCTCTCACCACTTTTGGGCCTCAAAGAACCATTTACAATTATCCAAATTCTCTGGATTAACCTTATCATGGACACACTTGCTGCCCTTGCCTTTGGTGAAGAGCCTACCCTAGATCGTTACATGAATGAAAAGCCAGTTGCTAAGAAGGCAAATATTCTTACTGGCTATATGAAATCTGCTATTGGTGTAGCTAGCGTCTTCATTACTCTTGTATGTTTAGCTATTCTTAAAAATGTTGGTGGTATCCAAGACTTTATCACAAATGGGACTGGCAACTTTGAAATGGTAACAACATTCACCTTTACAGTATTTATCTATGCTGTCATTTTCAACTCACTTAATACACGTAGTAATGGATTCAATGTTTTTGAACATATCGGCGAAAACAAGAAATTCTCAATTGTAATGATTTCTATTGCTGTTGTTCAAAGCTTGATTATTCAATTCGGTGGTAAAGTATTTAGTACCGTACCAATGGACGTTCAACACTATATCGTTGCTCTTCTTATCGCGGTTTTGATTATCCCTGCAGATTTAATTCGAAAAGCTCTAACTAAAAACAAATAA
- the pabB gene encoding aminodeoxychorismate synthase component I, protein MHKKTVIDFKELGVRQIFTDAIKELKTKDIKEVKHLLTEVEAYQNKGYYAVGYVSYEAAPAFETKFQVIAGPLMSEYLLYFTIHETVQIEPIPLAYEPIALPKSWQELTSAEEYKAAIEQIHHHIRQGDTYQVNYTVQLQQNLTADPFAIYNRLVVEQNAHYNAFIQHDDVSIISISPELFFKKDGDRLTTRPMKGTTNRGLTSESDLKQAQWLAQDQKNRSENMMIVDLLRNDMNRISKIGSEDVKSLCQVEQYSTVWQMTSTIETQLLPNSSLSDVFQALFPCGSITGAPKIATMEIIKKVEKQPRGVYCGAIGILMPQGPSIFNVAIRTLQMEGTKAIYGVGGGITWDSNWEAEYEETKQKAAVLYRQNPKFNLISTGRVHQGKLLFLEEHMKRLQESSRYFDYPFNAEKAHYQVEALCQSLNLDKDYRLKMSLAKDGELKFEHTQLTNLSNDFCQARLVEQRHPLDSPYTFFKTSYRPHLSIEPHEQIYYNHEGQLLETSIGNIVLKIKDQLYTPPVHLGLLNGIYRQRLIADNKLKEKVLTLKDMEQAQAIYGCNAVRGLYELKVKKQNYL, encoded by the coding sequence ATGCATAAGAAAACTGTTATTGATTTTAAAGAACTTGGTGTCAGACAAATCTTTACAGACGCCATTAAAGAACTAAAAACAAAGGACATTAAGGAAGTTAAGCATCTCTTAACTGAAGTCGAAGCCTATCAAAATAAGGGCTATTATGCAGTAGGTTATGTTTCCTATGAAGCAGCTCCTGCCTTCGAGACAAAATTTCAGGTTATTGCTGGTCCATTAATGTCAGAGTATCTCCTCTACTTCACTATTCATGAAACTGTTCAAATAGAGCCTATTCCACTTGCTTATGAGCCAATTGCCTTACCAAAATCTTGGCAAGAGCTAACTTCTGCAGAGGAATACAAGGCTGCTATTGAGCAAATACACCACCATATTCGACAAGGTGATACTTATCAAGTCAATTATACTGTTCAACTTCAACAGAACCTGACAGCTGATCCCTTTGCCATCTATAACCGATTGGTTGTTGAGCAAAATGCACATTACAATGCCTTTATTCAGCACGATGATGTCTCTATCATTTCCATAAGCCCAGAACTCTTTTTTAAAAAAGATGGTGATAGATTGACCACTCGTCCTATGAAAGGTACTACTAATCGTGGTTTGACAAGTGAATCTGACCTCAAACAAGCCCAGTGGCTAGCTCAGGATCAGAAAAATCGCTCTGAAAATATGATGATTGTCGATCTTCTTAGAAATGACATGAATCGTATTTCAAAAATAGGAAGTGAGGATGTCAAGAGCCTTTGCCAAGTTGAACAATACTCTACGGTTTGGCAAATGACTTCGACTATTGAGACGCAACTCCTACCAAATAGTAGTTTAAGCGATGTCTTCCAAGCCCTTTTTCCATGCGGCTCGATTACAGGTGCCCCAAAAATAGCAACCATGGAGATTATTAAGAAGGTTGAAAAACAGCCTCGAGGTGTCTATTGTGGAGCTATTGGTATCTTGATGCCACAGGGACCTAGTATTTTCAACGTGGCCATTCGAACACTACAAATGGAAGGAACCAAAGCTATCTATGGTGTCGGAGGAGGTATTACCTGGGATAGCAACTGGGAAGCTGAATATGAAGAAACCAAGCAAAAAGCTGCTGTTCTATACCGTCAGAACCCCAAATTCAATCTCATTTCAACTGGTCGTGTCCATCAAGGAAAACTGCTATTTCTTGAGGAGCATATGAAACGCTTGCAAGAGAGCAGTCGCTACTTTGACTATCCTTTCAATGCAGAAAAAGCACACTATCAAGTCGAAGCTCTGTGCCAATCACTAAACCTTGACAAAGACTACCGTCTTAAAATGTCACTTGCAAAAGATGGTGAACTGAAGTTTGAACATACCCAATTAACAAACTTATCTAATGACTTCTGCCAAGCAAGGTTAGTTGAGCAAAGGCATCCGTTGGATAGCCCCTATACCTTCTTCAAAACAAGTTACCGTCCTCACCTTAGTATCGAACCTCACGAACAAATTTATTATAATCATGAGGGGCAACTCCTAGAAACCTCTATCGGTAACATCGTTCTTAAAATCAAAGACCAACTCTACACACCACCCGTTCACCTCGGCCTCTTAAATGGCATCTACAGACAAAGACTTATTGCTGATAATAAGCTTAAAGAAAAAGTCTTGACCTTAAAAGATATGGAACAGGCTCAGGCCATCTATGGATGCAATGCGGTGAGAGGGTTGTATGAATTGAAGGTGAAAAAACAGAATTATCTCTAA